GTCATCCTCGGGTACCAGCCGGGCCTGCATTTCACCGCCCAGACATTTAAGTGCCGCGGCGGCAATTACTCCTTCGGGGGCGCCGCCGATGCCGGCGCAAATATCAATGCCGGTGTCGTCAAAGGCGGTGGCCAGTGCTGAAGCCACGTCACCGTCGCCAATGAGGCGCACCCGGGCTCCCGCTTTGCGTACCGCATCAATTAACTTTTGGTGCCGGGGACGGTCCAGGATCATTACCGTACAGTCAACGATGCGCTTGTTGTTGACTTTGGCTACAGTCTCCAAAGTTTTTTCGATAGGATCATCAAGGTTGATTTTACCGGCGGCCCGTGGTCCCACGGCCAGTTTATGCATATACATATCCGGGGCGTGCAGCAGATTGCCTTTATCGGCAATAGCAATTACCGACATGGCGTTGGGCAGTCCTTTAGCCAATATGTTGGTGCCTTCCAGCGGGTCCACTGCAACATCCACCTCGGGGGTGGGGGAGTTGCCTACTTTTTCGCCGATATATAGCATGGGAGCTTCGTCCATTTCACCTTCTCCAATTACCACGGTACCATTCAAGCATACTGAATCGAACATGGTGCGCATAGCGTTGGTGGCGGCTCCGTCAGCCTCGTTTTTGCGCCCGCGGCCCATCCATTGGGCGGAAGCCAGGGCGGCCATTTCGGTAACGCGCACCAATTCCAGCGTCAGTTCTCTTTCCATAAATGCTCGTCTCCTTTGTTAATAAACTGTTTAATTGATTTTATTTTAACATATTTAAACGCTAATTGGTTATATAGTATAACGTTTTTTTAAATAAGAGCCTAATATTTTGCATCCTTAAGGCCCGGTCGGGGGCATCTGGCTGTTAAATAAGGCATTGTAGGTTATAATTAATTATAATTACCCGCTGCCTGCCTTTGCAAGATGCAAAAGCCAATCGGTTGACATATATTTATATGCGCCGCCGTGGCGATCGTTTGGGAGTCTATTCAAGCAGCTTATTTTGCAAAAAGTATATTAACAGTTAAGGCAAAATATACGGGTTGGGCTGATTATTTTTTTCGACCTTTTTCCAACTCCGGCATGACCGTGTTATAATATTTTAGCATGAATCTTGGTAAAATGAAGCAGCGGCGGCGAATAAAGCTTTCTTGCCGCTAAAAGTTAATTTAAAAGAGGTGGATTTAATGGCCAAGCTATGGAGCGGGCGGTTTCAAAAGGAGACGGACCGGCTGGTGGACGACTTTCATTCTTCCATTTCCTTTGATAGCCGTCTTTATAAATATGATATTACCGGCAGCATTGCTCATGCTAAAATGCTGGCGCAGGCGGGCATTATCAGTCACGGGGATGCCGATGCCATTGTCGGTGGCCTGTCGGACATACTGGCCGATATCGAAGCGGGCCGGGTGGCGTTTTCCGTGGCCGCCGAGGACATTCATATGAATGTGGAGCAATTATTAATAGAAAGCATTGGTGATGTGGGCAAAAAACTGCATACTGCCCGCAGCCGCAATGACCAGGTGGCGCTTGACGTGCGCATGTATCTGCGTGATGAGCTGGACACGGTAAGGCGACTGCTGGCCGAGCTTGTGGCTGTACTGCTGGATATGGCGGAAAAACACCTGGATACCGTAATGCCCGGCTATACGCACCTGCAAAGGGCCCAGCCGGTTACTCTTGCCCATCACCTGCTCGCTTACTGCCAGATGTTCGGGCGGGATATGGACCGTTTGGCGGATTGCCGCCGGCGGGTAAATGTACTGCCTTTGGGGGCCGGGGCGCTGGCCGGTACCACCTTTCCCCTGGACCGGGAGTATGTGGCCCGGGAGCTGGGCTTTGACGCTGTTACGGAGAACAGTCTGGATGCGGTGAGCGACCGGGATTTTGCCGTGGAATTTGCCGCCGCCGCATCCCTTATCATGGTGCACTTGAGCCGCTTTTGCGAGGAAATAATTCTCTGGTCCTCGGCGGAATTTGGCTTTATCGAGCTGGATGATGCCTATAGCACGGGGAGCAGTATGATGCCCCAGAAAAAGAACCCGGATGTGGCGGAGCTGATTCGCGGTAAGAGCGGCCGGGTATTTGGGGATTTGACCGCTCTTTTAACTATGCTGAAGGGGCTTCCGCTGGCCTATAACAAGGATATGCAGGAGGATAAGGAAGCTCTGTTTGACACGGTGGATACCGTGCGGAAGTGTTTGTTGATTTTCCGGCCCCTGGTGGCTACCATGCGAGTTAAAAAGGAAGACATGTCCCGTGCGGCCCGGGGTGGGTTTACCAATGCCACCGATCTGGCCGATTATCTGGTCCAGTGTGATGTGCCTTTCCGGGAGGCCCATGCCATTGTGGGGCGGGCGGTAGCTTACTGCCTGGAACATAAAAAATCTTTGGACGAGTTGAGCCTGGAGGAATTGCGCGGCTTTTCCCCATCCATTAACGGGGATGTCTATGCGGCCATTGATGTGGCTCATTGCGTTGCGGCCCGCAGTGTTATGGGCGGCCCCGCTCCCGGGGCGGTGCGGAAAGCTATTCGGGCGGCCCGGGAGCGGCTTCAAGTTGTTGTGCCGAAGTGAATTGTTGCCTAAGCTGAACGATTAAGTTTCCATGTAGCTTTGGATGTCGTGTTATAGCTATTGGCATCTTTGCGTTCTTGTGCCATAATGAGTGGATTAGTTATCATATTTAGACATGTTGATATTCACGTTAACACTAAGGAAGGTATACTTATGAACTGGCAGCAAATGGTTTTGTCGGTGCTGGCGGGGGCCGTTATCGGTTATATCACCAACTGGATTGCCATTCGCATGTTATTTCGGCCTCTGTACGAAAAAAGGTTGTTGGGCTTGCGAGTACCCTTTACCCCGGGGGTAATTCCCCGCGGGAAAGGGCGCCTGGCCGGTGCCATCGGCGAGGCGGTGGGCGGTATGCTGCTCACTGAGGAAAAGGTGGTGCGGCATTTGCTGCAGCCGGAAGTAGAAGAGCAAATGCGGTGCTATCTGGCCGATGGCGTGACTAAAACACGGGAACGTGGGATTGGTGTTGGCGAAGCGTTGGGCGACCCCGGGGGAGAGTCGCAGTTTTTCCTGAAGTTAACTGAACTGTTTTCCGGCCTGGCGGTAAAGCTGGTCCGGGGTGACGCATCCCGCCGGGTGGCGGGCCAACTGGCGCGGGAAGTTGCGGATTATCTGCTTGATCGGACTGTCGCAGATACGATTGACGCGTTAAATGCGGCCGGCTCAGGTGATGCGTTGTTGGATGCTCCGGAGCAGCTGCCTGCGGTATTATTGCAGCAGCCGGCCGTGCAGCAGGAACTGCAGCGCCGTTTGTCCGCGGCAATCGAAAACTTTCTCAATAGCTCTCGGACGGTTGGTTATTACTTACCCGGTGCCGTGCAAGAGGGTATGCACCAGTTTGTTGAAGACCAGGCCCCCCGCATTATCGCGGCGATTGAGCAGTATGTCAATTCCCCGGGGGCCCGGCAAGCCATAAAAGGCCGCATCGAGGAATTTTTTGAAAGCACGACCATCAAGCGGTTTGTCAATGGGCTGTTTCAGCTTATGGGCAATGGCAGCGATATGCTGGTGCAGCGGCTGGCTGTGGAAATAACCCGGTTTTTCGCCGATGAAAAGAACCGGGCGGAAATTGTCAATCGCTTGCATTTGCTGGTGGATGAAACGCTGGAAAAAAGTATTAGTGATATTGTCGCCGGTTTGGATGACGCCGGTAAACGGGAAAAGGCCGCCGAGATAGCCGCCCGGGCTGTGGACAAGCTGCGCGATCCGGCTGTAGCCGCTGCCTTGACCGGTGCCGCCGGGGAATTGATTGACGGAAACCGCGGCCGGACCTGGCGGGAGCTGCTTGACCGGGCTAATCCCGACTGGCCTGCGCAGCTGGCGGTTTTTGGCGAGCGTTTGGTGAAAAATTTATGGGAACGGGATGCGCTGGCGCAGGGTGTGGATGCGCTGGTGCGGCGGGAAATAGCAGCGGTTTGGCAACTGCCGCTGAGTCGTGTGCTGGACCTGCTGCCCGACGGTTTTATAACCGATTCCGATGAAACGGTCACCAGGCTGTACCGCTATCTGGTGCGGAAACAGGCACCGGGGCTGCTGCGGTTTATTGATATCAGGGGCATGGTGCGGCAGCGGGTGGAGGAGCTTGATGAACTGCAGGTGGAGGAAATGCTGCTCGGTATCATGCGCCGGGAACTGGTGGCTATTACCTGGCTGGGGGGGCTGCTGGGGGCTGTGCTGGGCGTGGTTACTGTTGCCATGCAATATATAATGAAATAAGGTTAAAAACTGTTGACCTTGATTATGTTTTTACTGTATACTGAGATGTAGATTTCATTTAATATTAAAGGTTATGAAGGGGATCAATACCTGCAGGCCGCGCCAACAGAGAGCTGGGTTGCTGAAAGCCAGTGCCGGAACAGGTTGAGGCATCGCCCCGGAACTGCTTTGTCGAAAGGCTGTCGCCTGGTAGGCGAAGTCGGGAACAGGTGGCCCGTTATTGCCGTCGTGTCGCTGACACACTCAAGGGGCTTTCGCCGCCGGGCGGAAGCAAGCAGGGTGGTACCGCGGGAGGAATTTAGCGCCTCTCGTCCCTGGTGTTTATTCACCAGGGACGGGAGGCTTTGTATTTTATTCAGTATTCTTATGAGATCGGTGATTTGTTTTTAACATCAAACTGGAGGGAAGTGTACCTAGGGTTCCGCCTCTTCATTGAGGGACTGGACCAAGCGGTACAGACCGCCGGGCTTAATTGCCGGAGGTTACACCGTGGGGATAAAAGACCCAAGCGGATAGGTTCCACCCTTGGAAAATATCAGCGGGGTCTTATTTATTTTTATAGATTTTTTTAAGTTGGTACGGGGGGTGAAAAAACAGCGGCTGTTAATTAACCGGTAGTGGCGGGTAAATTTCGACATTTAGTGGTCATATTTGGGTTTAACCTAAAATTAACTGAATCATAACAGGAGTGTGAAGTTATGGGCCTTATAATTTATTTGGATGGTAAATATGTACCTGAGGAAGAAGCGGTTGTATCGGTATTTGACCATGGTTTACTATACGGTGATGGTGTGTTCGAGGGCATTCGGGCTTATCACAACCGGGTTTTTAAACTGCCCGAACATCTGGAAAGATTGTATGAATCAGCCCGCACCCTGACACTGGCCATTCCCGTCAGCATCGAGGAAATGCAGGAAGTCGTGCTGGAAACCCTGCGCCGTAATAATTTGCGGGATGCTTATATCCGTTTGGTGGTAACCAGGGGTAAAGGTGATCTGGGTTTGGACCCCCGCAAATGCTCGCGGGCCACTGTATTCTGTATTGCGGCTTCCATTCAGCTTTATCCGGAGGAATTGTATGAGCAGGGTTTGGAAATGGTCACTGTGGCCACCCGGCGCAACCTGGCGGAGGCCTGTAATCCCAGGGTTAAATCTCTCAACTACCTGAACAACATTTACGCTAAAATTGAAGCTGCTTTAGCCGGTGTGCCCGAGGCTATTATGCTCAATCAAGAAGGTTATGTAGCCGAGGCTACCGGAGATAACCTTTTCCTGGTTAAAAAAGGCAAGCTTATTACTCCGCCTATCTATGTGGGGCTGTTGGAGGGTGTTACCCGCAATGCCGTAATAGATTTAGCCCGGCAAAAAGGCATTGTCGTGGAGGAAAAAGTATTTACCCGGCATGATGTGTATAATGCCGATGAATGCTTCCTTACCGGTACGGCGGCTGAATTAATCCCCTGCGTGCGGGTGGATGGCCGCACTATCGGCAGCGGCAAACCCGGCGAAGTATTTCGGAGCTTGCTTAAAGACTTCCGGGCACTGACCAAGCTGGACGGACCGGTTATATTTGAGTAAATGATTTATTCACTAAACCATAATTTTGATTCGGTCTTTGTATTTGGGTATAACTATCGTTATTTGCAAACAGGTTTGCTGTTTGGATAGGAGGATTAAAATTGCGCAGCGATGCTATGAAAAAGGGGCTGGAAAAAGCCCCCCACCGTTCTTTGTTCAAAGCGCTGGGTATGACCGAGCAGGAACTGGAGCGGCCCATTATTGGCGTAGTCAATTCATTTAACGAAATAGTGCCCGGACATCTGCACCTGCGCGAAATCACCGAGGCGGTCAAGGCCGGTATCCGCATGAACGGCGGCACCCCCATGGAGTTTCCCGCCATAGCGGTGTGCGACGGTATTGCCATGAACCATGAGGGCATGAAATATTCCCTGGCTAGCCGGGAAATTATTGCCGACTCGGTGGAAGTAATGAGCATGGCTCATCCCTTCGACGGCCTGGTGCTGGTTACGGCTTGCGACAAGGTGGTGCCCGGCATGCTGATGGCCGCGGCCCGGATTAATATACCCGCCATTGTAGTCAGCGGCGGGCCAATGCTGGCCGGTCGTCATGCAGGCCGGGATGTGTCCCTCAGCAACATATTCGAGGCTGTGGGTGCGGTGCGGGCCGGTAAAATGACCGAGGCCGAACTGGCTGAAATTGAAGAATCGGTGTGCCCGGGATGTGGTTCTTGTGCCGGTATGTTTACCGCCAATTCCATGAACTGTCTCACCGAGGCCCTGGGCATGGCCTTGCCCGGCAATGGGTCGCTGCCCGCGATTTCCGCGGCGCGCCGGCGCCTGGCTAAATTGAGCGGTATGCGGGTGGTCGATTTAGTGCGGGAAAATCTGTGTCCTTCGGATATTATGACCGCTAAGGCATTCGCCAACGGTTTGGCCCTGGATATGGCCCTGGGCTGCTCCACTAATACGGTGCTGCATTTGCCCGCCATTGCCCACGAGGCCGGGGTGGAAATAAACCTGGATATTATAAATCAGGTCAGCGGGAAAACCCCCAACCTGTGCAAACTCAGCCCCATGGGGCCGTACTTTATGCAAGATTTGGATGAGGCCGGGGGGGTATCCGCCGTGCTCTGTGAACTGATAGCCCACGGGCTGGCTGACGGCAGTGCGGCAACCGTTACCGGTAAGACGCTGGGCGAAAATGTGTCCGGCGCGGCGATAAAACGCGGTGAGGTTATCCGCGGCGCAGCCGACCCGTACAGTCCCAGCGGCGGTATTGCCGTGCTGTACGGCAGCCTGGCCCCCGGCGGAGCGGTGGTGAAAAAGGCCGGGGTAGCCCCGGAAATGCTCAAACACCGCGGGCCGGCACGGGTGTTTAATTCCGAGGATGAGGCCTGCCGGGCCCTTATAGATAGGCAAATCCAAAAGGGCGACGTTATTGTTATCAGATACGAAGGGCCCAAGGGCGGTCCGGGTATGCGGGAAATGCTTACCCCCACTGCTACGGTTGCCGGATTGGGAATGGATAAGGATGTGGCATTGATTACCGACGGGCGGTTTTCCGGAGCCACCCGGGGGGCTTCTATCGGACACGTTACTCCCGAAGCCGCCGAGGGCGGTCCCATTGCTGCGCTTAAAGACGGCGATCTAATTGAGATTAATATACCCGAGTGTAAGCTGGATGTGCTTTTAAGCGATGAAGAGCTGGCCGCCCGGCTGGGCCGGTGGGTGAAGCCCGAGCCCAAAGTGCGCAAAGGCTACCTGGCCCGGTATGCCCAACTGGTCACTTCGGCGGGTACCGGGGCTGTTTTGAAAAAACTATAGGCTAATGACAGTTTCGCAACATACTTAAGAAAGCAACCTGGGTTTTCCATGATTGAGAATATGTGTAGTATACCAAGGTCCGGCCGACAAAATAATGTTATGGCCGGACCCCCAAATAATTTACCGGAGGTGGAAGGGGTATGCAAAAAACCGGGGCACAAATCCTGGTGGAAAGTCTCCTGGCCGAGGGGGTGGATACTATTTTCGGCTACCCGGGAGGGGTGGTGCTGCCGATTTACGATGTGCTGTATGATGCCGATATCCGGCATATATTGACCCGGCACGAGCAGGGCGCTGCCCATGCCGCCGATGGCTATGCCAGGGCCTCCGGTAAACCCGGAGTTTGTCTGGCCACGTCGGGGCCCGGGGCGACCAATTTAGTTACCGGCATTGCCAACGCTTATATGGATTCAGTTCCCATGGTGGCTATTACCGGGCAGGTGCCGACCTCTTTGTTGGGCAAGGACTCTTTTCAAGAGGCCGATATTACCGGCATAACATTGCCCATTACCAAACATAATTTTATAGTTAAAGACGTCAATGACGTTGCCAGGACGGTGCGGGAGGCTTTTTATATCGCCACCAGCGGCCGGCCCGGCCCGGTGCTTATCGATATGCCCAAGGATGTGTCCGTGGGCGTGGCGGAGTACACGGACCCGGGGCCGGTGCAGCTGCCGGGATATAAAACAAATAACGAGCCGGATACCGAGCAAGTGGCCAGGGCCGTCAGGGCGATTGAAGAATCCGAGCGGCCCGTTATTTATGCCGGTGGCGGAGTAGTGAGCGGCGGAGCGCACGGAGAGCTGTTGGAGCTGGCTGAAATGCTGCTGATGCCGGTGGCTACCACACTCATGGGCCTGGGTGGTTTTCCCGGCAATCATCCGCTGTCGGTGGGCATGCTGGGCATGCACGGCAGTAAATACGCCAATTACGCCATCAACGAATGCGATTTGCTGATTGGCGTGGGAGTGCGTTTCGATGACCGGGTGACCAGTAAGCTTGAGGAATTCGCCCCCGGTGCCGTCATCATGCATATTGACATAGACCCGGCGGAAATAGGGAAAAATGTAGGGGTGGATATTCCCCTGGTGGGTGATGTCCGGCTTACCCTGCGCAAAATAATTGAGCGTCTCAGGCCCAGGCTGGCCAGTCAATGGCGGGATAAAATCGGGGTCTGGAAAAAGGAGCACCCCTTTGAATTTGTGGAAAACGGGCGCATTAAGCCCCAGGAGGTTATCCAGGAGATTTTCAACGTAACTAAAGGCAATGCCCGGATTACCACCGAAGTGGGGCAGCACCAAATGTGGGCCGCCCAGTATTACACCTTCACCCGGCCCCGGACTTTCATATCATCCGGCGGACTGGGCACCATGGGGTTCGGTTTCCCCGCGGCCATCGGCGTGCAGGTGGCCTGTCCGGATGAGACGGTTATTGATATTGCCGGGGACGGCAGCATTCAGATGAATATCCAGGAGCTGGCCACGGCGGTGCATTATAATTTGCCCGTGAAAATAGCCATTATGAACAACGGTTTTCTGGGTATGGTCCGGCAGTGGCAGGAGCTGTTCTATAACCGCCGTTATTCCTACACCGAGCTGGATAACCCGGACTTTGTCAAGCTGGCCGAGGCCTATGGCGCCGTGGGCATACGGGTGAGCAAGAAATCAGAAGTACGGCCCGCCCTGGAGGAAGCCATGGCGTCGGCCAAACCGGTGGTGCTTGATTTTCCCATTGAGCGGGAGGAAAATGTATACCCCATGGTTCCCCCCGGCGAGCCCATCCATAAAATGCTGGGATAGGAGGGGTAGATATGCTGAGGCATACTCTGGCGGTGCTGGTGGAAAACAGCCCGGGCGTGCTGGCCCGGGTGGCCGGCCTGTTCAGCCGGCGCGGATACAATATCGACAGCCTGGCGGTGGGGCGCACCGAAAGTCCCGACGTGTCCCGGATGACCATCGTTGTTGACGGTGACGAAAGGGTTTTGGAGCAGGTCACCAAACAGCTGCACAAGCTGGTGGATGTGATTAAAATAAATGATATTACCGTTGATGAATATGTTGACCGGGAACTGGTGTTAATAAAGGTAAACGCGGACTCCGCCCAGCGGGGCGAGGTGATGCAGATTGCCGATGTGTTCCGGGCCCGTATCGTGGATCTGGGCCGCAAGACACTAACACTGGAGTGTACGGGTAACGACGGTAAAATAAATGCTTTTGAAGAATCCCTGCGCCCGTACGGCATCAAGGAACTGGTACGCACAGGCAAAATTGCCATGCTTAGAGGTTCAAAATATACAGGATACCAGGATAACGGTACCAAGGAGGAGATTTAATAACTATGGTTAAGGTTTATTACGATCAAGATGCAGACTTAGCGGTGCTCAAAGGTAAAAAGATTGCTATCATGGGTTACGGCAGCCAAGGGCATGCCCAGGCTCAGAACTTAAAGGACAGCGGTTTGGATGTAGTGGTGGGTTTGCGCAAGGACAGCGCCAGCTGGCCCAAAGTCGAAGCGGACGGCCTGACTGTAACCACGGTGGCCGAGGCCGCCAATCAAGCTGAAGTGATTCAAATATTGCTGCCCGACGAAACCCAGGCCCGGGTTTACGCCGAGGAAATCGCGCCTTATCTCACCGAAGGCAAGGCATTAATGTTCAGCCACGGCTTTAATATTCACTTCGGGCAAATTCAGCCGCCTAAAAATGTGGATGTGTTTATGGTGGCTCCCAAGAGTCCCGGTCACATGGTGCGCCGGATGTACGTGGATGGCCAGGGAGTGCCGGGGCTGATGGCCGTGCACCAGGACTACACGGGCCGGGCCCGGGAAACCGCCATGGCGTATGCCAAGGGCATTGGCTGTACCCGGGCGGGGGTATTTGAAACTTCCTTCGCCGAGGAAACTGAAACCGACCTGTTCGGTGAGCAGTGCGTGCTGTGCGGCGGTGTCAGCGAGCTGATCAAAGCCGGGTTTGAGACCCTGGTGGAAGCGGGCTACGCCCCGGAGATGGCTTATTTTGAGTGCCTGCATGAAATGAAATTGATCGTGGACCTGATTAACGAGGGCGGCCTCGGCTGGATGCGCCACTCCATCAGCAATACCGCGGAATACGGCGATTATATGGTGGGACCCCGTATCATTAATGAAGAGACCCGGGAAGAAATGCGGGCCGTGCTGGCGGAGATTCAAAACGGAGTGTTTGCCAAAGAGTGGATGCTGGAAAACCAGGCCAACCGCCCGGTATTCAACGCGATTCGCAAGCAGGAGAAAGAG
This genomic interval from Desulfoscipio sp. XC116 contains the following:
- the glpX gene encoding class II fructose-bisphosphatase, which gives rise to MERELTLELVRVTEMAALASAQWMGRGRKNEADGAATNAMRTMFDSVCLNGTVVIGEGEMDEAPMLYIGEKVGNSPTPEVDVAVDPLEGTNILAKGLPNAMSVIAIADKGNLLHAPDMYMHKLAVGPRAAGKINLDDPIEKTLETVAKVNNKRIVDCTVMILDRPRHQKLIDAVRKAGARVRLIGDGDVASALATAFDDTGIDICAGIGGAPEGVIAAAALKCLGGEMQARLVPEDDSEYRRCLSMGVEDPNRILTMDDLVRGDDAIFAATGVTDGELLKGVRFKGGELAETYSLVMRAKSRTVRFINTVHNLRYKPHYSLIKEK
- a CDS encoding DUF445 family protein; translation: MNWQQMVLSVLAGAVIGYITNWIAIRMLFRPLYEKRLLGLRVPFTPGVIPRGKGRLAGAIGEAVGGMLLTEEKVVRHLLQPEVEEQMRCYLADGVTKTRERGIGVGEALGDPGGESQFFLKLTELFSGLAVKLVRGDASRRVAGQLAREVADYLLDRTVADTIDALNAAGSGDALLDAPEQLPAVLLQQPAVQQELQRRLSAAIENFLNSSRTVGYYLPGAVQEGMHQFVEDQAPRIIAAIEQYVNSPGARQAIKGRIEEFFESTTIKRFVNGLFQLMGNGSDMLVQRLAVEITRFFADEKNRAEIVNRLHLLVDETLEKSISDIVAGLDDAGKREKAAEIAARAVDKLRDPAVAAALTGAAGELIDGNRGRTWRELLDRANPDWPAQLAVFGERLVKNLWERDALAQGVDALVRREIAAVWQLPLSRVLDLLPDGFITDSDETVTRLYRYLVRKQAPGLLRFIDIRGMVRQRVEELDELQVEEMLLGIMRRELVAITWLGGLLGAVLGVVTVAMQYIMK
- the ilvN gene encoding acetolactate synthase small subunit, producing MRHTLAVLVENSPGVLARVAGLFSRRGYNIDSLAVGRTESPDVSRMTIVVDGDERVLEQVTKQLHKLVDVIKINDITVDEYVDRELVLIKVNADSAQRGEVMQIADVFRARIVDLGRKTLTLECTGNDGKINAFEESLRPYGIKELVRTGKIAMLRGSKYTGYQDNGTKEEI
- the ilvD gene encoding dihydroxy-acid dehydratase, with the protein product MRSDAMKKGLEKAPHRSLFKALGMTEQELERPIIGVVNSFNEIVPGHLHLREITEAVKAGIRMNGGTPMEFPAIAVCDGIAMNHEGMKYSLASREIIADSVEVMSMAHPFDGLVLVTACDKVVPGMLMAAARINIPAIVVSGGPMLAGRHAGRDVSLSNIFEAVGAVRAGKMTEAELAEIEESVCPGCGSCAGMFTANSMNCLTEALGMALPGNGSLPAISAARRRLAKLSGMRVVDLVRENLCPSDIMTAKAFANGLALDMALGCSTNTVLHLPAIAHEAGVEINLDIINQVSGKTPNLCKLSPMGPYFMQDLDEAGGVSAVLCELIAHGLADGSAATVTGKTLGENVSGAAIKRGEVIRGAADPYSPSGGIAVLYGSLAPGGAVVKKAGVAPEMLKHRGPARVFNSEDEACRALIDRQIQKGDVIVIRYEGPKGGPGMREMLTPTATVAGLGMDKDVALITDGRFSGATRGASIGHVTPEAAEGGPIAALKDGDLIEINIPECKLDVLLSDEELAARLGRWVKPEPKVRKGYLARYAQLVTSAGTGAVLKKL
- the ilvC gene encoding ketol-acid reductoisomerase, with the protein product MVKVYYDQDADLAVLKGKKIAIMGYGSQGHAQAQNLKDSGLDVVVGLRKDSASWPKVEADGLTVTTVAEAANQAEVIQILLPDETQARVYAEEIAPYLTEGKALMFSHGFNIHFGQIQPPKNVDVFMVAPKSPGHMVRRMYVDGQGVPGLMAVHQDYTGRARETAMAYAKGIGCTRAGVFETSFAEETETDLFGEQCVLCGGVSELIKAGFETLVEAGYAPEMAYFECLHEMKLIVDLINEGGLGWMRHSISNTAEYGDYMVGPRIINEETREEMRAVLAEIQNGVFAKEWMLENQANRPVFNAIRKQEKEHLIEEVGAELRDMMPWLKKK
- the ilvB gene encoding biosynthetic-type acetolactate synthase large subunit gives rise to the protein MQKTGAQILVESLLAEGVDTIFGYPGGVVLPIYDVLYDADIRHILTRHEQGAAHAADGYARASGKPGVCLATSGPGATNLVTGIANAYMDSVPMVAITGQVPTSLLGKDSFQEADITGITLPITKHNFIVKDVNDVARTVREAFYIATSGRPGPVLIDMPKDVSVGVAEYTDPGPVQLPGYKTNNEPDTEQVARAVRAIEESERPVIYAGGGVVSGGAHGELLELAEMLLMPVATTLMGLGGFPGNHPLSVGMLGMHGSKYANYAINECDLLIGVGVRFDDRVTSKLEEFAPGAVIMHIDIDPAEIGKNVGVDIPLVGDVRLTLRKIIERLRPRLASQWRDKIGVWKKEHPFEFVENGRIKPQEVIQEIFNVTKGNARITTEVGQHQMWAAQYYTFTRPRTFISSGGLGTMGFGFPAAIGVQVACPDETVIDIAGDGSIQMNIQELATAVHYNLPVKIAIMNNGFLGMVRQWQELFYNRRYSYTELDNPDFVKLAEAYGAVGIRVSKKSEVRPALEEAMASAKPVVLDFPIEREENVYPMVPPGEPIHKMLG
- the argH gene encoding argininosuccinate lyase — protein: MAKLWSGRFQKETDRLVDDFHSSISFDSRLYKYDITGSIAHAKMLAQAGIISHGDADAIVGGLSDILADIEAGRVAFSVAAEDIHMNVEQLLIESIGDVGKKLHTARSRNDQVALDVRMYLRDELDTVRRLLAELVAVLLDMAEKHLDTVMPGYTHLQRAQPVTLAHHLLAYCQMFGRDMDRLADCRRRVNVLPLGAGALAGTTFPLDREYVARELGFDAVTENSLDAVSDRDFAVEFAAAASLIMVHLSRFCEEIILWSSAEFGFIELDDAYSTGSSMMPQKKNPDVAELIRGKSGRVFGDLTALLTMLKGLPLAYNKDMQEDKEALFDTVDTVRKCLLIFRPLVATMRVKKEDMSRAARGGFTNATDLADYLVQCDVPFREAHAIVGRAVAYCLEHKKSLDELSLEELRGFSPSINGDVYAAIDVAHCVAARSVMGGPAPGAVRKAIRAARERLQVVVPK
- the ilvE gene encoding branched-chain-amino-acid transaminase; its protein translation is MGLIIYLDGKYVPEEEAVVSVFDHGLLYGDGVFEGIRAYHNRVFKLPEHLERLYESARTLTLAIPVSIEEMQEVVLETLRRNNLRDAYIRLVVTRGKGDLGLDPRKCSRATVFCIAASIQLYPEELYEQGLEMVTVATRRNLAEACNPRVKSLNYLNNIYAKIEAALAGVPEAIMLNQEGYVAEATGDNLFLVKKGKLITPPIYVGLLEGVTRNAVIDLARQKGIVVEEKVFTRHDVYNADECFLTGTAAELIPCVRVDGRTIGSGKPGEVFRSLLKDFRALTKLDGPVIFE